A stretch of the Corylus avellana chromosome ca6, CavTom2PMs-1.0 genome encodes the following:
- the LOC132185307 gene encoding LEAF RUST 10 DISEASE-RESISTANCE LOCUS RECEPTOR-LIKE PROTEIN KINASE-like 2.1 yields the protein MDFNLSLSSIIIILFLSFFLTILPPSYCDVEDDPFEVCNRTHACGGVNITFPFWGGTRPDYCGHPGHELTCLETDQYPVMGFEGLDFRVLNINTSSPTFTIARSDLLVDPCAPKYQDTILNYDLFDYASTDQNITIFYGCPDVPDIPYRFNCSHGVSDGNIYAYYLVDEHPWSRQLYPQFNRCDNNIMVPILRSSALALLEDTRGGAPAVEKAMDEGFEVDYNNGLASVCGVCKDSGGVCGSNSTGAFVCYCRDEVQPYMCPKPITLSAGIGVLMVTICCFKRKLSSNKIICFWKKESETHKSVEAFLRNNEPLAIRRYNYSDIKKMTNFFIDKLGEGGFGGVYKGKLQDGSLVAVKVLKESKGNGEEFINEVASISRTSHVNIVTLMGFCFEGSKRTLIYEFMPNGSLEKFIYKENRSKANCHLEWETIYKIALGIARGLEYLHRGCNTRILHFDIKPHNILLDENFCPKISDFGLAKICSKEESIISMLGARGTIGYVAPELVCRNIGGVSHKSDVYSYGMMVLEMVGGRKNIDIRVDHSSELFFPHWIYKRLELDEELGLEGVMNEEDQERARKMIIVSLWCIQTDPLNRPPMSKVVNMLEGSLDSLQIPPKPFFSSPPRSPADLSTTTETSQVIL from the exons ATGGatttcaatctctctctttcttccatcatcatcatcctatTCCTCTCCTTCTTCTTAACAATACTGCCGCCGTCTTACTGCGACGTCGAAGATGATCCTTTTGAGGTCTGCAACCGTACGCATGCCTGTGGTGGCGTCAACATTACGTTCCCTTTCTGGGGAGGTACCCGACCTGATTATTGCGGTCATCCAGGGCACGAGCTCACATGCCTCGAAACTGATCAATACCCGGTTATGGGATTTGAAGGTCTAGACTTCCGCGTGCTAAACATCAACACATCTTCTCCAACCTTTACCATTGCAAGGTCGGACCTCTTGGTTGATCCTTGTGCTCCAAAGTACCAAGATACCATCTTGAATTACGATTTGTTTGACTACGCTTCAACCGATCAAAACATAACTATATTCTACGGCTGCCCTGATGTTCCAGACATCCCATATAGATTTAATTGCAGCCATGGAGTTAGTGATGGGAACATATATGCTTATTACTTGGTAGACGAACATCCCTGGAGCCGCCAATTATATCCACAATTTAATAGGTGCGACAACAATATCATGGTTCCGATTCTCCGGAGTAGTGCTCTTGCTCTTCTTGAAGACACTCGGGGTGGAGCCCCGGCTGTTGAAAAGGCAATGGATGAAGGTTTTGAGGTGGATTACAACAATGGATTGGCGAGTGTCTGTGGGGTGTGTAAGGATTCAGGTGGGGTATGCGGTTCCAACTCCACGGGGGCGTTTGTCTGCTATTGCCGTGACGAAGTGCAACCTTATATGTGTCCAAAGCCCA TCACTTTATCAGCTGGAATTGGAGTTTTGATGGTTACAATATGCTGCTTCAAGAGAAAGCTCTcatcaaataaaattatttgtttttggaagAAGGAAAGTGAAACCCACAAAAGTGTCGAGGCCTTTTTAAGAAACAATGAACCTCTTGCCATTAGAAGATACAATTATTCAGATATCAAGAAAATGACCAACTTCTTCATAGATAAATTAGGTGAAGGGGGCTTTGGTGGTGTCTACAAGGGAAAGTTACAAGATGGTTCTCTTGTGGCAGTGAAGGTTTTGAAAGAATCAAAAGGTAATGGAGAGGAATTCATTAACGAGGTTGCAAGCATTAGTAGGACCTCGCATGTCAACATTGTCACTCTTATGGGTTTTTGCTTTGAGGGTTCTAAAAGAACTCTTATCTATGAGTTTATGCCTAACGGCTCTCTCGAGAAGTTCATATACAAAGAAAATCGCTCCAAGGCTAATTGTCACTTGGAATGGGAGACTATATACAAGATTGCACTTGGCATTGCTCGTGGACTAGAGTACTTACATAGAGGTTGCAATACACGAATCTTGCATTTTGACATAAAACCTCATAACATTCTTTTGGATGAgaatttttgcccaaaaatttctgattttggccttgcaaaAATATGCTCAAAGGAAGAGAGTATCATATCCATGTTGGGTGCAAGAGGAACTATAGGATATGTAGCTCCAGAACTAGTTTGTAGAAATATTGGGGGGGTTTCTCATAAGTCAGATGTTTATAGCTACGGAATGATGGTTTTAGAAATGGTTGGGGGGAGAAAGAATATTGATATCAGGGTTGATCATAGTAGTGAATTATTTTTTCCACATTGGATTTACAAGCGTCTTGAACTAGATGAAGAACTTGGATTGGAGGGCGTTATGAATGAAGAGGATCAAGAAAGAGCAAGGAAGATGATAATAGTGAGTTTGTGGTGCATACAAACTGACCCCTTAAACCGACCACCAATGAGTAAAGTTGTGAACATGCTAGAAGGAAGCCTCGATTCCTTACAAATCCCACCCAAGCCTTTCTTCTCTTCCCCACCAAGATCACCGGCAGATCTTTCAACTACAACAGAGACATCGCAGGTGATTCTTTGA